The Musa acuminata AAA Group cultivar baxijiao chromosome BXJ3-6, Cavendish_Baxijiao_AAA, whole genome shotgun sequence region GTGGAGGGCCATGCAAACCATCCAAACCCCTGGCTGCAACCTTCCTTTATGCTCCTTTTATTGGGTCAAGTTCACCTATTAAAAAATGACTATTCTCTACCAAATCCTCTGGCATTGCTAAAAAAATTTTCGTCCATGGATAGCTGGGTTTTTGTTGTTATAGGATTCTGTAGGTCTAGTTCTGATTATACCAAGATTCCACCATCCAGCTATCCTAATCTGATATACATTCTTTTTTATAAGTGAGATTCTGAATCCAGTTTCTAATGATTTTAGCACTTGTCAAACTTGAATGCTTTCAAATAGTTTGTTGGTCCTATACTGGAATCATGTGTGTAAGACAACCTGTACCAGCATTGCCCTTTTTTTTGACCTCCTGTTCTGTTTTACTTGTCACCACTTCTTAATGACTTTAATCCTCTAATGTTCTCATTAAAATCACATTACTACTCAGATAAAAGCTTCTTCTGTATGTCAATTACGACAATGACATTAAGAAAAAGTTGAAGAGAGATTTTTTGACTGCAGTATATGCTTATTTCAACAGTAAGTTATTCTGCATCTGTGCAAGTTTTCATATTCATCTATAATGTAGATGACCTTAGTACTGTACATCTTTCTTTCATTTCCTGCACTGATTatatgttcaacaagttcatggcAAGCTGGCTTATTGCTGTCAAGTTAAGTCATATCAATTTTATCCAATTGCTTATCTACTTTAACTCACAAGGAAGCAAATAATCACAGCTGATTTGCAAAACCATGTGGCCAAATGCCATTTTCTTCTCATCCCATTTTTTAGGCCAAATACATGCAATCTGATTTTCATAATTTATCCTGTTTCACCAATTAAGGAATTGCTTTCCTGTCGAACCATTTGAATAAGCTTTTCTTTGCCTCTTTTATTACTTCACTTGTATGTTGAACTTCCTGGAATGTTATTGCCATAAGTTATAGTTAAATTTTCTAAACCTCGgtatttttttgtattaaatttTGTGCAGATAGTAAAATAGTCAGTACTTTAATTAGGttggtttttttttaatctacAAATATGATTCTTATTAAAAAGCTGTTATTATCATCTTTAAGAACCACATAAATTTAGTTTGAAGCACACAGTTAATCACTTACTCAAAGACAACCTGTTTTCAGTGCAGTTAACAGTATGCCTTTGGGGTATCCAGTTCTTCAGCAACCTGCAATGACGACTACAGGTCAGCCACATTTTGATCCTGTAAGTTGTGTATTGTCTAGCTGCAATGTGGTTAATGGTATTCCTGCTCCTGGAAGATATCACCCGATTCATGTAAATTCTGGAAATGTGTAAGTTCATTTGTTGCAACTTCTTTAGCATTGCTACAATTCTTTTACATAATTGCTATATATCGTAAAGGAGACATCAAGTAGTGGAGGATTGGAACTTAAACAacatcatatatcaaaagaaatgatAAACTATTTTTTATGGTTTGGACAATCTTTTGAAATTTTAGTGGAACTCTGATGCAGGAAGATAACAGATGATATGTTCCAAGTTAGTTCTTAGAGGAGTCAAAGTTGTCAAACTTGAGTCAAATTGAGTTTTAGGCATGTAGTGTCTTTGGAGATTTTCAATTAACTTGTTCTCTTGTGGCTATTTTAAATAGGAAAAAATTGAGTTTCATTGTTAATTtatgaattatatttttattttatatagtcAGTCTGACGAACACTTCTTATGATTATTGCAGCATTGTGATTAATGATCACAAACCTGAAGCAACTCCTGCAACTGCTCCATGTGGTGCCATATCATCTTTGTCAGAGATGGCTGCAAGTCCTGCATCAGTGGCATCAAATAATCATTTTCCATTCACTCCATCTGAGATATCTGGGATGGGCCTGGATGCATCAACACTTGAAACAACCTTAACATCTGATGTGGCAAGTATGGGAGAGTTGCAACTCAGTCAAGATTGTGCCATTGGTTCCTCGAGAGATTCACTGGGTTCATTAGGACCACTTTGGAACTTTAGCATTACAGACTTAGCAACTGATTTGGCAAATTTAGGAGGTAAGCGTTTCTCAGAGTACACCAGTTGACATTTAATCTCAACACTTGTAGGGCAATGCTAGCTAATTGTTCATGGCTTAAATCTACAGATAGTCTGTGAATACATTTCTGAATTTGTTCCTGGTGTCTCTTGCAAACGAACTAAAAGCCTAATGAGAAATTTAATGAGAACAAAGATATGTGTATATACTTAATTCATCTAAGATTCATTATGATGATAATTGATGTTTCTCATCTTGTTGAAAATACATACATGAGCCCATAATTTCCATTACCTATATTATCTTCATGTAACTTTAACATAGAGTGATAGCAACTTTTATCATGTGCTAACAAACTGATTGAAACCTATGTTCAGACACGTCCTATATGTTTATTCTTCTGAATGGTTCCTATCAAAATCTATGGACTGCTAACTAAAATATTTGTCATCTGAAACATTATTAAGataataagatatcaacatgcacCCTACCATTCAGACCACAATCTTGATTATGCTAGAAATTTTTGGGTATGGGTTTCCTCGTTAAATTGCTAACTATGTGGATGCCTTTTCTGGTTATGACATCTTATTCCTGCTTGGTTGGTTGAAGATCTCGGAGGTCTCGAAAACTACACCAGCTCTCCTTTCCTGCCATCAGACTCAGACATCAGGCTTGACTCCTCAGAGCACGATGACACAAGTAAATGAACCATCCCTTTCCTATAGACTTGATCTTTTGCATGCAACTTTAGGATCTTTGCATGGTACAAAACTGTAACTAGTCCTGATCTTTCTGCATTCTTAAAATGCGTTCCACTTGGAATGATATTTATTACATCTTCCCAAGAAGGAGATATTAATGGAAATACTTTGTTAGATATTACATTTTCTGAAAAGAAATAAGTTGATAGCTGCACCCAAACTCATGAAATCGCTGACACACTCAATTGTTAAATCATGTTTCAGTTGAGGAATACTTTGCGGAAGCTATAACTGCACCATCCTCTCAACCAGATGAAGAGAAATCTTAGGGATGTGGAGACAATTTTGCCGACTTCTCATTTACCATAGGTCGCTTACGACTTGCATTGCAGGCTCTTCATGTTGGACTTTGATGCCAAGCACTGAGAACACCCGGTAGGTGCTCTTTGAATAAGGTTCTCACCATCTTTCTTTTATTTGAATCATGGAGGTAGCAGACAGGATGTCATTTTTCTGGTCTGTCTTCCGTAATGACATTGGAAATGTGTTGTTGAACTTGAAAACCAAATTCATGAGCTATGCTTTTGTAGTTCGCTATCATGGACATCGATTTGGTGAAATAAATCATGTTGAGAGTCATCAAGTCGTCAACGTTTACTCTTCTAAAAGATTAAATCTTTTCCATAATTGGGACTTCGACAGAGATAAGTAGGCAAGAAGAGATCTTCCCACCGATGAATCGAGAGATAATAAATAATCTGAGCTTCATTCTCTGTGTCACTTCGTTGACGAGCAAAAACCGACGAGAAGAAGGCGACTTTCAAAAGTCAACCTGCACGAGAAAGATTCCGCTGCGAAGGGCTCCTTCGTGGTTAAGCGGCACCGAGTGCAGCAGAACACATCGACAGCGACAGACTCTCTTTCTCCGATTACTGCGCTTGTTATCTAATTGATCGGACGGTCCTGATCCAAAGTGATGTCGGATCCGGAATCGATGGACGTCTCTGATACTTGCATTGGAAGTTCCCAGTGCAAGACATCATTGGAGAGGATCCGCACCGTTTGACTTGGTATCGACAACGACCAAATTGTTGTGCACTTGATCGGACGGTCCTGATCGAAAGCGATGGTCGGGTCCCGAATTGTTGGACGTCTCTGATACTGGCATTGGAAGTTCCCAGTTACAGACATCGTTGGAGAGGACGGCATCGCTCAACTCGCTTCATCTCTGATTGCTGCGCTTGTTATCCAATTGATCTTGCAGTCCTGATCCTAAGTGATGGTCGGCTCTGATACGTGTACTGGAAGTTCCTAGTTGCAGACATCATTGGAGAGGATCCGCACCGTTTGACTGGGTAGCTCGACAACTCCAGCCAACCTTCGCCGTATACCTCGGGGCCCGCCGCTACCCCGAGATGGATACCTTATTCCGGACGCCGAATCCTCTCACCCGCAGCGATCGCGTTCGCTCGTCGAGGGATCGAGGATGGATATGGTATCCGGGCGGATACCCACCACGGGACGCGATATTCCACCGTTCCCCCCGGGGCGCCGCTCCCTGCTGTACCAGTCCACGTCCAGAGAAGCATCGGCGAAATTTCTCCGCTCTTTAAATTATGGCAACTACTCCAATACTATAATGCTTGGTGGCAGTTAATCGCCTTCTCAATGACGCCAAGAAAGTAAACCTCCCAGCGAGTGGAGGACGACTTCTTCTCGATCGCAGACCAGGAGGAGGTACGCTATGGCTTTCCTTCTCGATTTGGCTTAGAGTTCGGTTCCTTCTTGTCATGAGTTGGATTTCGGTTTGATCTCCCCTTTCTTGTTTTCTTGGATGGGTTCGGCTGTCAAATTGTTTTCTTTGGATGGGTTTGCCTATTAAGTTGTTTTCTTGGATCGTATGTGGATCAACAGAGGAGGATTTAGAGCCGACTCGGTAGATTTCTTTCCCCATGTGGACTTCTTTGGAGCCGGAGTTTCTTGATCGTTCTGGTTTAAGATTTGTTTTGTCGTTAATTCTGTTTGTAACATGGGATTTAAAGCTCTAAATTTTCTCTACCTTTGTGGAGTCATGTTTGTCGCTGGAGGTCGATTTCCTTCTCGAGATCTTCCCGTGGACCTTTCTGAGTTGAATATGAGTGAGGTATAAATGGAAGCGGAGCCAAGATTGTACCGTTAGCTCGTTGTGAGTTCGTAACATGGTCAAGTGGAATGCTTAGGTGAAATTACATGCCTAGTGGTAAATCGTCTTCTGGCTCATAGATTTGGGCTTATCTGTTAGGTAGAATTGTTACTCGTGGCATGATTCCAAGAGTTGAAAATCTTCAATCAAGATTGTAAGAAACTGCAATCAATTACTCATGTAATGATTAATTAAGTTGCATGCCATGGTTGTACACGAGAAACATGATAAGGTAAAAGAAAAACTATATTTCCTAAAGGAGGTTAAAAATTCATGTGAGTGACGACAAAATGTCAATATGCAAACCATAACTGGTACA contains the following coding sequences:
- the LOC135640514 gene encoding uncharacterized protein LOC135640514 isoform X5, coding for MKTSEVQNLIEHCLQLYMNRGEVVRTLSDRARIEPGFTTLVWKKLEEENPDFFRAYYIRLKLKKQIILFNHLLEHQCQLMKCPVLPNVPLAPIHGGIHAGPGNFFNLRTCQDDNCSKISEAINAVNSMPLGYPVLQQPAMTTTGQPHFDPVSCVLSSCNVVNGIPAPGRYHPIHVNSGNVIVINDHKPEATPATAPCGAISSLSEMAASPASVASNNHFPFTPSEISGMGLDASTLETTLTSDVASMGELQLSQDCAIGSSRDSLGSLGPLWNFSITDLATDLANLGDLGGLENYTSSPFLPSDSDIRLDSSEHDDTIEEYFAEAITAPSSQPDEEKS
- the LOC135640514 gene encoding uncharacterized protein LOC135640514 isoform X2 — translated: MKTSENPQNTEELQPSSQASNEIQPIHQNPLVAETPGPNPCSSSITNSQNRNVSREDIELVQNLIEHCLQLYMNRGEVVRTLSDRARIEPGFTTLVWKKLEEENPDFFRAYYIRLKLKKQIILFNHLLEHQCQLMKCPVLPNVPLAPIHGGIHAGPGNFFNLRTCQDDNCSKISEAINAVNSMPLGYPVLQQPAMTTTGQPHFDPVSCVLSSCNVVNGIPAPGRYHPIHVNSGNVIVINDHKPEATPATAPCGAISSLSEMAASPASVASNNHFPFTPSEISGMGLDASTLETTLTSDVASMGELQLSQDCAIGSSRDSLGSLGPLWNFSITDLATDLANLGDLGGLENYTSSPFLPSDSDIRLDSSEHDDTIEEYFAEAITAPSSQPDEEKS
- the LOC135640514 gene encoding uncharacterized protein LOC135640514 isoform X1 gives rise to the protein MKTSEFAQNPQNTEELQPSSQASNEIQPIHQNPLVAETPGPNPCSSSITNSQNRNVSREDIELVQNLIEHCLQLYMNRGEVVRTLSDRARIEPGFTTLVWKKLEEENPDFFRAYYIRLKLKKQIILFNHLLEHQCQLMKCPVLPNVPLAPIHGGIHAGPGNFFNLRTCQDDNCSKISEAINAVNSMPLGYPVLQQPAMTTTGQPHFDPVSCVLSSCNVVNGIPAPGRYHPIHVNSGNVIVINDHKPEATPATAPCGAISSLSEMAASPASVASNNHFPFTPSEISGMGLDASTLETTLTSDVASMGELQLSQDCAIGSSRDSLGSLGPLWNFSITDLATDLANLGDLGGLENYTSSPFLPSDSDIRLDSSEHDDTIEEYFAEAITAPSSQPDEEKS
- the LOC135640514 gene encoding uncharacterized protein LOC135640514 isoform X6 is translated as MNRGEVVRTLSDRARIEPGFTTLVWKKLEEENPDFFRAYYIRLKLKKQIILFNHLLEHQCQLMKCPVLPNVPLAPIHGGIHAGPGNFFNLRTCQDDNCSKISEAINAVNSMPLGYPVLQQPAMTTTGQPHFDPVSCVLSSCNVVNGIPAPGRYHPIHVNSGNVIVINDHKPEATPATAPCGAISSLSEMAASPASVASNNHFPFTPSEISGMGLDASTLETTLTSDVASMGELQLSQDCAIGSSRDSLGSLGPLWNFSITDLATDLANLGDLGGLENYTSSPFLPSDSDIRLDSSEHDDTIEEYFAEAITAPSSQPDEEKS
- the LOC135640514 gene encoding uncharacterized protein LOC135640514 isoform X3, whose protein sequence is MKTSEFAQNPQNTEELQPSSQASNEIQPIHQNPLVAETPGPNPCSSSITNSQNRNVSREDIELVQNLIEHCLQLYMNRGEVVRTLSDRARIEPGFTTLVWKKLEEENPDFFRAYYIRLKLKKQIILFNHLLEHQCQLMKCPVLPNVPLAPIHGGIHAGPVNSMPLGYPVLQQPAMTTTGQPHFDPVSCVLSSCNVVNGIPAPGRYHPIHVNSGNVIVINDHKPEATPATAPCGAISSLSEMAASPASVASNNHFPFTPSEISGMGLDASTLETTLTSDVASMGELQLSQDCAIGSSRDSLGSLGPLWNFSITDLATDLANLGDLGGLENYTSSPFLPSDSDIRLDSSEHDDTIEEYFAEAITAPSSQPDEEKS
- the LOC135640514 gene encoding uncharacterized protein LOC135640514 isoform X4, giving the protein MKTSENPQNTEELQPSSQASNEIQPIHQNPLVAETPGPNPCSSSITNSQNRNVSREDIELVQNLIEHCLQLYMNRGEVVRTLSDRARIEPGFTTLVWKKLEEENPDFFRAYYIRLKLKKQIILFNHLLEHQCQLMKCPVLPNVPLAPIHGGIHAGPVNSMPLGYPVLQQPAMTTTGQPHFDPVSCVLSSCNVVNGIPAPGRYHPIHVNSGNVIVINDHKPEATPATAPCGAISSLSEMAASPASVASNNHFPFTPSEISGMGLDASTLETTLTSDVASMGELQLSQDCAIGSSRDSLGSLGPLWNFSITDLATDLANLGDLGGLENYTSSPFLPSDSDIRLDSSEHDDTIEEYFAEAITAPSSQPDEEKS